In Methanobacterium aggregans, one DNA window encodes the following:
- a CDS encoding ZPR1 zinc finger domain-containing protein, which produces MMADCPVCRSKGTLKVTSKTEEIPYFGEILESTVQCSQCGYKHSDTICLDQKEPVRYTLKVHKEMMNARIVKSPSATVTIPELGLKVEPGPKSQGYVSNVEGVLNRFEEAVVRALKMSEEETIRENALRILEDIVKVKSGEKSATIILEDPFGHSMIDHKEAEHRKLSENEIKNLRTGFATIEK; this is translated from the coding sequence ATGATGGCAGACTGCCCAGTTTGTAGATCCAAAGGAACCCTTAAAGTCACAAGTAAAACTGAAGAAATACCCTATTTTGGAGAGATACTGGAATCAACAGTTCAGTGCAGCCAGTGTGGATATAAACACTCTGACACCATTTGTCTGGACCAGAAGGAACCTGTAAGATACACTCTAAAGGTTCATAAAGAGATGATGAATGCAAGGATCGTTAAATCACCCTCTGCAACTGTGACCATTCCAGAACTTGGGCTTAAAGTTGAGCCAGGCCCTAAATCCCAAGGTTATGTTTCAAATGTTGAAGGAGTGCTTAACAGATTTGAAGAAGCTGTTGTAAGGGCATTAAAAATGAGTGAAGAAGAAACAATCAGGGAAAATGCTCTGAGGATACTTGAAGATATTGTGAAGGTTAAATCTGGTGAAAAATCAGCCACAATTATCCTTGAAGACCCATTTGGCCACAGCATGATAGACCATAAAGAAGCTGAGCACAGGAAACTAAGTGAAAATGAAATAAAGAATCTTAGGACTGGATTTGCAACCATTGAGAAATGA